One region of Gorilla gorilla gorilla isolate KB3781 chromosome 15, NHGRI_mGorGor1-v2.1_pri, whole genome shotgun sequence genomic DNA includes:
- the NKX2-8 gene encoding homeobox protein Nkx-2.8, whose translation MATSGRLSFTVRSLLDLPEQDAQHLPRREPEPRAPQPDPCAAWLDSERGHYPSSDESSLETSPPDSSQRPSARPASPGSDAEKRKKRRVLFSKAQTLELERRFRQQRYLSAPEREQLASLLRLTPTQVKIWFQNHRYKLKRARAPGAAESPDLAASAELHAAPGLLRRVVVPVLVRDGQPCGGGGGGEVGTAAAQDKCGAPPAAACPLPGYPAFGPGSALGLFPAYQHLASPALVSWNW comes from the exons ATGGCCACCTCTGGACGCCTGAGCTTCACCGTGCGCAGCCTTCTAGATTTACCCGAGCAGGACGCGCAACACCTGCCGAGGCGGGAGCCAGAACCACGCGCCCCCCAGCCCGACCCCTGCGCCGCCTGGCTGGATTCGGAGCGCGGCCACTACCCTT CCTCGGACGAGAGCAGCCTGGAGACCAGCCCGCCAGACTCGTCGCAGCGGCCGTCCGCTAGGCCCGCGTCTCCGGGCTCGGACGCCGAGAAAAGGAAGAAGCGGCGGGTGCTATTCTCCAAGGCGCAGACGCTGGAGTTGGAGCGGCGCTTCCGGCAGCAGCGGTACCTGTCTGCGCCCGAGCGCGAGCAGCTGGCGAGCCTGCTTCGCCTCACGCCCACGCAGGTCAAGATCTGGTTCCAGAATCATCGCTACAAGCTGAAGCGCGCTCGCGCTCCAGGGGCGGCGGAGTCGCCTGACCTGGCAGCATCCGCTGAGCTGCacgccgcgcccggcctgctgCGTCGCGTGGTGGTGCCAGTGCTTGTTCGCGACGGGCAGccgtgcggcggcggcggcggcggcgaggtGGGAACCGCCGCGGCCCAGGACAAGTGCGGCGCCCCTCCAGCCGCCGCCTGCCCTCTGCCGGGCTACCCTGCCTTCGGTCCCGGCTCGGCGCTTGGCCTCTTCCCCGCCTACCAGCACTTAGCATCCCCCGCCCTGGTCTCCTGGAACTGGTGA